One part of the Raphanus sativus cultivar WK10039 chromosome 7, ASM80110v3, whole genome shotgun sequence genome encodes these proteins:
- the LOC108816747 gene encoding LOW QUALITY PROTEIN: transcription factor MYB105-like (The sequence of the model RefSeq protein was modified relative to this genomic sequence to represent the inferred CDS: inserted 2 bases in 1 codon; substituted 2 bases at 2 genomic stop codons) has product MRMEIHPADVSFLSITPRFLSSSSXXVIANQQHXSEDHRRWMDQIASCDYFSFDFSSYQHSGHYYASHREEEIKNPNQSNNGNCSKKETRVCGNFRHSSKASAARGHWRPAEDAKLKELVALYGPQNWNLIAEKLQGRSGKSCRLRWFNQLDPRINRRTFSEEEEEMLMQAHNLYGNKWAMIARLFPGRTDNSVKNHWHVIMARKFREQSSVYRRRKTLIPLKPLVNPSPLSCNGFDPTRSDMIHLVSNDQNHLMLPIPCFPGYAHENESPLMLGMLQNQMMVDDYSARTREATTFDFLNQTEKCEMLGDGMNEQKKPHFIDFLGLGTA; this is encoded by the exons ATGAGGATGGAGATACATCCTGCTGACGTGTCATTTCTCTCCATTACACCTCGGTtcctgtcttcttcttcctaatAGGTCATCGCTAACCAACAACA GTCTGAAGACCATCGCCGTTGGATGGATCAGATTGCCTCATGTGACTATTTCTCTTTTGACTTTAGCAGCTATCAGCATAGTGGTCACTATTATGCAAGTcatagagaagaagagattaAAAATCCTAATCAAAGTAATAACGGCAACTGCAGCAAAAAAGAGACAAGAGTCTGTGGAAACTTTAGACACTCGTCAAAAGCTTCGGCGGCGAGAGGACATTGGAGACCGGCTGAAGATGCTAAGCTGAAAGAACTAGTCGCCCTCTACGGCCCACAAAACTGGAACCTCATCGCCGAAAAGCTCCAAGGAAGATCCG GGAAAAGTTGTAGGCTTAGATGGTTTAACCAACTAGACCCCAGGATAAACAGGAGAACCTTTagtgaggaagaagaggagatgcTAATGCAAGCTCATAATCTTTATGGGAACAAATGGGCGATGATAGCAAGGCTTTTCCCTGGAAGGACTGATAATTCTGTGAAGAACCATTGGCATGTTATAATGGCTCGCAAGTTTAGAGAACAATCTTCAGTTTACCGCAGGAGGAAAACGCTGATTCCTCTTAAGCCACTCGTTAACCCTAGTCCCCTCTCTTGCAATGGTTTTGACCCGACTAGGTCAGATATGATCCACCTTGTTAGTAATGACCAGAACCACCTTATGTTACCAATTCCTTGCTTCCCAG GTTATGCTCATGAAAATGAGAGTCCGTTGATGTTGGGAATGCTTCAAAACCAAATGATGGTGGACGACTACTCTGCACGGACACGAGAGGCTACTACATTCgattttttaaaccaaaccgaGAAGTGTGAGATGCTTGGTGACGGCATGAATGAGCAGAAGAAACCACACTTTATCGACTTTCTTGGTTTGGGGACAGCGTGA
- the LOC130497645 gene encoding glutathione S-transferase T3-like, whose amino-acid sequence MDPRTPYSQSAGYMGLLQSQEGSLHHDNSPYESYHSGSSQIPLFSSQQSEAPTPPTDSPVERAKRHKWTPVEDEMLISAWLNTSKDPITSNYQKSGTFWKRVGDSFFEALNGGPGGDTSAHRNYKQRWHKINDLVNKFCGAYAAAERRITSGQHENDVLKVAHDIYFADQGYKFTLEHAWCVLRYEQKWVNLNPTKSSGGSKRKADSETSTTSESVKAGEDAQTRPEGVKAAKARRSAMGKGKSVADYTAVWEMRKEDLEKKEKLTKFAILDSLIAKSKTTTLTQAEEVAKEKLLAEYF is encoded by the coding sequence ATGGATCCAAGGACACCGTATAGCCAGTCTGCTGGTTATATGGGCCTTCTTCAAAGTCAAGAAGGAAGTCTTCATCATGACAACTCTCCTTATGAGAGTTATCATTCTGGATCTTCGCAGATCCCTCTGTTCAGTTCACAACAAAGCGAGGCTCCAACTCCACCTACAGACAGTCCCGTGGAGCGTGCAAAGAGACATAAATGGACCCCAGTGGAGGACGAGATGCTGATCAGTGCCTGGTTAAACACTTCTAAAGACCCTATTACCAGCAATTACCAAAAGTCGGGGACATTCTGGAAACGAGTAGGGGATAGTTTCTTCGAAGCTCTGAATGGTGGACCTGGTGGTGACACATCCGCGCATCGGAATTACAAGCAGAGGTGGCACAAAATAAATGATCTTGTCAACAAGTTTTGTGGTGCATATGCGGCTGCGGAGAGAAGAATTACTAGTGGTCAGCATGAGAATGATGTTCTGAAGGTGGCCCACGACATATACTTCGCTGATCAGGGCTATAAATTCACACTTGAACATGCGTGGTGCGTGTTGAGGTATGAGCAGAAATGGGTTAACCTCAACCCCACTAAATCTTCTGGAGGTTCTAAGAGGAAGGCAGATTCAGAAACTTCAACCACAAGTGAAAGTGTAAAGGCTGGTGAGGATGCTCAGACAAGACCTGAAGGTGTAAAGGCTGCAAAAGCAAGACGCAGTGCAATGGGTAAGGGGAAGTCTGTTGCTGACTATACAGCGGTTTGGGAGATGAGGAAggaagatttggagaagaaagaaaaactgaCAAAGTTTGCCATCTTAGACAGTCTGATAGCCAAATCCAAAACCACCACACTCACTCAGGCTGAAGAAGTAGCCAAAGAGAAGCTCCTCGCGGAGTATTTCTAG
- the LOC108815360 gene encoding uncharacterized protein LOC108815360: MASSSNSSNYHYHHKDDESIFDSMFEDFLELPEIIPEPKERKKRIFIERNREEGHNNLWNDYFSETPTYPHHMFRRRFRMNQTLFLRIVHSLSQEFEYFQQTQDAAGRSSLSPLQKCTAAIRQMAYGVGADIVDEYVRLAETTARNCLFQFTAGIIHLFGGQYLRDPTPEDLEKLLYIGEQRGFPGMIGSIDCMHWEWKNCPAAWKGMYSRGHEKPTIVLEAVASQDLWIWHAFFGAPGTLNDLNILDRSPVFDEIINGNAPEVNFHVNGREYGLAYYLADGIYPKWATFIQSIRLPQGQKQSLFATTQESVRKDVERAFGVLQARFAIMNEVPTFTLQNFNNKKMSIPLL; encoded by the exons atggCATCTTCTTCCAATTCTTCCAATTATCATTACCACCACAAAGATGATGAATCAATTTTCGATTCTATGTTTGAAGATTTCTTAGAACTTCCAGAAATCATTCCAGAACCGAAAGAGCGAAAAAAACGTATCTTTATTGAGAGAAACCGAGAAGAAGGTCACAATAATCTTTGGAATGATTATTTTAGCGAGACTCCCACTTACCCGCACCACATGTTCCGGAGGCGGTTTCGAATGAACCAGACATTGTTCTTGCGAATAGTTCATAGTCTCTCCCAAGAATTTGAGTACTTTCAACAAACACAAGATGCTGCTGGACGGTCTAGCCTATCTCCACTTCAAAAGTGTACCGCAGCTATTCGTCAAATGGCGTATGGTGTTGGGGCTGACATCGTTGACGAATATGTCAGACTAGCTGAAACAACTGCAAGAAATTGTTTGTTCCAATTTACCGCCGGAATTATCCACTTGTTTGGCGGTCAATACCTAAGAGATCCTACGCCCGAGGATCTGGAAAAATTACTATATATTGGAGAACAACGTGGTTTTCCAGGTATGATTGgaagcatcgactgtatgcattgggagtggaagaatTGTCCGGCCGCTTGGAAAGGAATGTATTCACGAGGACACGAAAAACCAACAATTGTGTTGGAGGCGGTAGCTTCTCAAGACCTCTGGATATGGCACGCTTTTTTTGGAGCTCCAGGTACTTTGAACGATCTTAATATTCTTGATCGatcacctgtttttgatgaAATAATTAACGGAAACGCTCCCGAAGTCAATTTCCATGTCAACGGAAGGGAATACGGTTTGGCTTACTATCTTGCCGATGGTATTTATCCGAAATGGGCTACTTTTATTCAATCTATCCGACTCCCACAAGGACAAAAACAGTCTTTATTTGCCACAACGCAAGAATCCGTGCGAAAGGATGTTGAGCGTGCCTTCGGAGTCCTCCAAGCTAGATTTGCGATT ATGAACGAGGTTCCTACCTTCACGCTACAGAATTTCAACAACAAGAAGATGTCGATCCCACTTTTGTAG
- the LOC108814698 gene encoding cyclic dof factor 5-like produces MSKSRDTEIKLFGRTITSLVAVNHYDPSPLSTAHGGSDQSKEASSSSSSSCSPFIRPDRVFADKNEKENSRFKDPYTLSHLNEPPKAASEILSPISSKTNTDQQSEITTTTSTSAADKHTTLKKPDKILPCPRCESANTKFCYYNNYNVSQPRYFCRNCQRYWTAGGSMRNVPVGSGRRKNKGWPSSNHYLHVTSEDYENNNNNSGTILSFGSLESSVTETGKHQPGDTKIISDSAPQEQKTRQGFLPPQVMFANNSSPWPYSHQWSPTGPNANFYPIPFYWGCTVPIWPTSETPPCLGKRSRDQTEGGIKEATTITTSRLVSESLSIKEANKTAVWSTKPERKTEGFNLFDGFETKRSNGRSLVPETSINLQANPAAMSRSMNFRENIQQ; encoded by the exons ATGTCTAAATCTAGAGATACAGAGATTAAGTTGTTTGGGAGGACAATTACATCTCTGGTAGCTGTGAATCATTATGATCCGTCGCCGTTGTCCACAGCTCATGGTGGTTCCGATCAGAGCAAGGAAGCTTCTTCGTCTTCCTCGTCTTCTTGTTCTCCTTTTATCAGACCAGACAGG GTTTTCGCTGATAAAAACGAGAAAGAAAATAGCAGATTCAAGGATCCTTACACATTATCCCATCTTAACGAACCGCCAAAAGCAGCATCTGAGATTTTATCACCAATAAGCTCCAAGACCAACACTGATCAACAGAGCgagataacaacaacaacaagtacATCAGCAGCTGATAAACACACAACTCTCAAGAAACCGGACAAGATACTTCCATGTCCGAGGTGCGAAAGCGCAAACACCAAATTCTGTTACTACAACAACTACAACGTGAGCCAGCCACGTTACTTCTGTAGGAACTGCCAGAGGTACTGGACAGCTGGTGGATCCATGAGAAACGTCCCCGTAGGCTCAGGCCGCCGCAAGAACAAAGGCTGGCCTTCTTCGAACCATTACTTGCACGTCACTTCTGAGGACTAtgagaacaacaacaacaactcggGAACGATCCTCAGTTTCGGTTCTTTGGAGTCCTCGGTTACAGAGACTGGTAAGCATCAGCCAGGAGATACAAAGATAATCTCTGATTCAGCTCCTCAAGAACAAAAAACCCGTCAAGGGTTTCTTCCTCCGCAAGTAATGTTTGCCAATAATTCTTCACCTTGGCCTTATAGCCACCAATGGAGTCCAACCGGTCCTAATGCTAATTTCTACCCTATCCCTTTCTATTGGGGCTGCACTGTTCCTATATGGCCTACATCAGAGACTCCACCGTGTTTAGGGAAACGATCAAGGGATCAAACTGAAGGAGGAATTAAGGAAGCTACTACTATAACAACATCAAGATTGGTTTCAGAAAGTCTTAGCATTAAGGAAGCTAATAAGACCGCGGTGTGGTCGACAAAACCAGAGAGAAAAACAGAAGGATTCAATCTGTTTGATGGATTTGAGACAAAGCGTAGTAACGGAAGAAGCTTGGTCCCTGAAACGTCTATCAATCTACAAGCAAACCCTGCAGCGATGTCTAGATCTATGAACTTCAGGGAGAACATACAACAATAA
- the LOC108816576 gene encoding CLAVATA3/ESR (CLE)-related protein 45-like — protein MLGSSTRIMFYLFVCIGLLSDNIYKVSALRRREFFFRQTQGDKAGVHPGETATLESVDIHFRHNREEHGILSENRRILEKVNKTKVTAEKTQAQKNQTKDSLQSSKRHVRRGSDPIHNKSQPFS, from the coding sequence ATGCTTGGTTCCAGCACAAGGataatgttttatctttttgtcTGCATAGGATTACTATCAGACAACATATATAAGGTCTCAGCGTTGAGAAGAAGAGAATTCTTCTTCAGACAAACACAAGGAGACAAAGCTGGAGTTCATCCAGGTGAAACTGCTACGCTGGAGAGCGTGGATATTCATTTTAGGCACAACCGTGAAGAACACGGAATCCTCAGTGAGAACCGGCGCATTCTTGAGAAGGTTAACAAGACTAAAGTAACAGCTGAGAAGACGCAAGCACAAAAGAATCAGACAAAGGACTCGTTGCAATCAAGCAAGAGACATGTAAGACGTGGATCAGATCCTATCCACAACAAATCGCAGCCATTTTCTTAA